The segment ACTATTATCGGTGGAGGAGATAGCGTTTCAGCCGTTAACAAATCCGGTGTTGCTGATAAAATGACTCATATCTCCACAGGCGGCGGCGCTTCTTTGGAATTAATCGAAGGGAAGGTACTGCCAGGTATAGCTGCTTTACAGGATAAAGCCTGAAATCTTCTATGAAAATTCTTTTTCTGTTACTTTTGGCGCTTGATCAACTGATCAAGCGCTTGTTTCTGTTCCACCAACACTTTAATTACCAAAATCTGGTTTTGGTAAAAAACTCTGGTATTGCTTTCGGTTTATTTCAAAATAGTACGTTTTTTATTATTCTTTTGAATCTGATCATTATCCAGTTTATTATCTTTTTTCGTAAAGCACTTTTTTATGACTCTACCCTAAAAAAACTGGCATTTGTCTTTATTCTCGCAGGTGGTTTTGGGAATCTTATAGACAGATGTCTGCTGGGGTTTGTTGTTGATTTTATTGCTATCTTAAACTTTCCTGTTTTTAATATTGCCGATGTTTATATAAACATCGGTATTGTGCTGCTATTTATAAGCTATTTACGAAATGCAAAAAAAGGAGTTTAACGAACAGGGATCAATCCGCCTTGATGTTTGGCTTAGCAAACAGACCGAGAAAAGCCGTTCTTTTATTAAAAATTGTTGTGAATCAAATAAGGTTTTTATTAATAACCGTCCGGTAAAGGTCAGTCGTTTATTAAAGCCTGGGGATGTTGTTCAATATGACCTGTCAGAAGAACCCCTTCTTCTAACCCCTTCGGCAATAGAGCTGGATATTGTTTACGAAGATGAATCACTAATTGTTATTAATAAACCTTCCGGTTTAACTGTTCATCCGGGAGCTGGCAATAAAACCGAGACCCTTGTAAACGCGCTTCTCTATTATAACCAGAGCCTGTCAACCTTCGGCGGGCTGGATCGACCGGGAATTGTTCATCGTCTGGATAAAGATACGTCCGGCCTGTTGGTTGTTGCAAAAAATAATTCCATTCATGAAAAACTCGCCGCGCAATTCAAAAGTCGTCTGGTGAAAAAAAAATATGTAGCACTGCTTTATGGTTATTTAAAAGAAAAAAGCGGTACTATTGAGCTGCCTATCGGCCGCAACCCTCACAATTATAAAAAATTTATGGTCAATTTACAAAAAGGCAGAGCAGCTGTAACTGAATATATAGTTTTAAAAGAAGCCAACGAAAAAAGCCTGGTGGATATAACGCTGCATACCGGAAGAACTCATCAGATAAGAGTTCACTTCAGCTATCTGAACCATCCTCTGGTAGGGGATTCGTTATATGGGAAACAATCAGCAGGAAAGCAACTGCTTCATGCCTATTGTCTGGGCTTTTATCATCCCCTGCACAAAGGGTGGGTAGAATTTAAAACCAATTTTCCATCCTGGGCCAATTTAAAATCCTTCTAATCTACTAAATGTAGGGTTTTTTCCCTCCTTTATTTTTTATTAGTACTACCCCTATGGATTACCCGGTTTTCCTGGCAAGGTGATGATTTGATTTTCAATTCAAAATACGTATAATTAATCTTACTGATACCTTTTTCAAGGCAGGGGGAAAATGTTCTATAGTGATAATATTAAAAAAGTTAAGGATATCATATCCCAAAATAAGGTTGTGCCCGAGGTAACTTTAATTGGAGTAACAAAAACGTTGTCCACAGAGCAAACCGAGCAGGCCATTCAGTCCGGGCTTCAACATATTGGAGAAAATCGGCTACAAATAGCTGAGCCTAAAATTATGGCTCTGGCTAATAGATATAAGGTTACCTGGCATTTCATCGGTACAATTCAAAAAAATAAAGCAAAAAAAATTGTTCAGCTGTTTCATGTTATCCACTCGGTAAATAGCTGGGATATATTAGCGTCCCTTAATAATTACGCGAAAGAATTGAATGTGAAACCTGACATTCTCTTGCAGGTCAATGTTTCCGGAGAAAAAAGCAAACAGGGTTTTTCAGCCAATGAAATAAGGCTTACTATTCGTTCTGTATACGATTATTCCAATGTGAACTTTATCGGTTATATGACAATGGCGCCCTATACCAATGATGAAGATTATTTACATTCAATCTTCAAACAATTAAAGGATCTTGCTGAAGAATTAAAAGAATCCGGCATCAATTACCAGCACTTATCAATGGGAATGAGTAACGATTTTATTGTAGCCCTCAAGGATGGGGCGACTATGGTCCGGTTAGGGACCATATTATTTTCTTAAGGAGGAAAAAAATGGTAAACGCTCAAAAAAATATGTTCGAAAAATTCAAGGTTTTTCTTGGTCTGGAAGATTCGGAATCGGTAAACGGTCCTGCGGAACAGACTGGCAGAAAATCCAACCAGAAGAATGCTTCCACTATAAGTCTGTCGTATTTCAAAAAAGGTTTCTCGGAAGTAAAAATTATCTCTCCCAAAAAATACTCTGATGCTCTTAATATAGCTAATCTTTTAAAAGAAGAAACCCCCATGATTGTTAATTTTCAGTATTTGGATTCAATGAATATGAAAAGGTTTATGGATTTCATTTCCGGGACAATTTATTCATTGAACGGCCATTTGGCAAGGCTCACCGATAATATAATCATGTTAACTCCAGCCAAGATTATTATTACTGAGGACCAGCCTGAAAAAACTGTAGAAACTTTAAAAAACAATGCCAACGAAGAAATAGTAGTAAGTCTAATAAATAACAATTGAATAAACAGAAAAAAATCTGCTTTATCGGTGCGGGCAATATGGGTGAGGCTCTTATAAAAGGCCTTGGTAGGGATAAGTCTGCTTTTCAGATAGGAATATTTGATACCAACAAGGAACGCACTGCTGTTATTAAAAAAAATTATAAGGTAGCTATACTGAAAACTGTTCTGGAAATCAATGAATATGAAATTTGTATCCTGGCCATCAAGCCACAGACTGTTCATGAGGTTATCGGGGAGTTATCTTCATTTTTAAAAAAAAATGTGCTTCTGGTTTCAATTGCTGCAGGTTTAACAATTGGTTTTTACAAAAAGTATTTCCCCCAAAATAGAATTGCCCGTGTGATGCCAAACACTCCTGCCCTGATTAACCAGGGGATGAGCGGAATATGTTTTTCAGCAGACTGTTCCTTGCAACATAAAAAAATCGTCTCCAAAATTTTTGAAAATGTTGGGGATATTCTGCCTATAGAAGAAAAACTGATGAACAGCGTAACCGCACTAAGTGGCAGTGGGCCTGCCTATTTCTTTTATTTCGCCGATGTTTTTGCCAGGGAGGCCCTGGAAATAGGCTTAAATTATAATGATGCCCTGCATTTAATCAGCAAAACCATGCTGGGTGCTGCTCAGATGATTTTACGGAACAAACAGACACCGGCAGAGCTAGTCTCTATGGTGACTTCACCAAAGGGTACCACTGAGGCTGCCTTAAAAGTATTACAAGCGAGTGAAATTTCTGCTATAATAAAAGACACCTTATTGGGGGCGAAGAAACGGGCAGAAGAATTAAGTAAGAATATATAATAATGACCGTTCAAATAATATCTTTTGCTTTTCAGATTTACGAATTCCTGCTGGTATTCAGGATTATTCTTACTTGGTTGCCGCACGATTACAATCACCCTCTGGTTCGTGGTCTTGGCAAAGTTACGGATCCATATCTGGAAATGTTTCGCTCCTTGCCATTACAGTTCGGGGGGTTTGATTTTTCGCCGATAGTCGCATTTTTTGTATTAGACTTTATCAGGCAACTTGTTCTCAGGTTGTTTGTTTTTTAGATGTTCCTTTATTTTATTTTTAAAATCCTTTATTCAATACTTATCTTGCGTCTTGTTGCCAATGTATTGATTTTCTTTAAAAAAAATCGTAACCCTGTTCTTAATTTTTTTGTTCAAATTATAGTGTTTTTGTCTTATCCGTTGATAAAACCTTTTCAAAAGATTTTCTTAACACCTTTTGATTTTTCTCCTCTGTTGCCACTTGCTCTTCTCGCTTATATTGTAGAACCGCTTCTAAGGTTCTTTTTCTAGTTGTGCAGACCAAGCCCAAGCTTTTACACGTAAAAACAATAACCAATGCGAAAAAATGTGAAATTATTTATGAAAATGAAGATCATTTAAAAATAAAACTAAATATTATCCCTGAAAAGGGTAAGGCAAACAAAAAAATAATTGATATACTGGCAAAACAATTGAAAATTCCCAAAAAAAAGTTGAAAATTATAAGTGGGGAATTAAGTCACAATAAAATTTTGGCTATTGAAGATTTTATTAAGCCCCTGCAAGACTTTTTTAATTGAGCTCTGTTTCAAATAATGCTTCTAAAAACAATATACACTGTTCTTCTCTTTTTTTCTTTACTTTTTTGTGAAACTATTTCCAATAATGTTACCTTAAACGTTTTACCATCAACCTCGCCAACAACAGACAATGAGCCAAATCTCAGCACTAGCAACTTAATGGAACTTCTTGTGCTTGTGGATACAAAAAATCTTGAGGAAATTTCTCCGGCCATTATTCCCACAATGGCTATAATACCTGTTAATAGCGACTTGTACCCTAATAAACAATATACGATTGAAAGTTTAAACAAACCCTCTGTCAACGAGCAGGAGCTTAAGGCAAATTTTGAAGTAACTCCTTCCGTTTCTATTTCCGGTAATCTGATTCCTACTGTTGATCACAGTATCGTGGTGCTGGAAAGAAAAATTTTTAAGGTGGAGCTGTCTACTCCTTCCATTAAAGCCAGGGAGCCGGCATTGCAAAAAATTACTGATGAAGAAGATGTTCTGGAAAAACCTGTTACTTCCAGCTTCTGGAGAGATTTTCGTTGGGAACAATGGGAGGAAAAGCAAAAAAACGAAGACAACTTACACATAACACCATATATGGATGGCTTCGGTGAAATAAAACTTTATTCATTAAAGGTTAACGGAAATCGTAATAGTGCTTTATTGGACTCTGTTTATGTTGATTTAATGAGAAAAATAAAGGAGGTTGATTTCCAGATTGAATCGCGCTTTAACCTGCTTTTAAGGGCAAAAATCAATGAGGATACTGAGGTTAACTATAATATTCAGCAAGAACCGAATATGCCTCAAAAAACCGATATTAATTTAAAAATAAGAAAAAATATTATCAATTTTGGGGTCATTGATAAAGCATATTCTTTAGGGGCTTTTACAAATATCAGCAAAAAAATAGATGGAATATCAGTTGTAGGCAGTGAGGGGTCTTTCAATTACAACTTTGGGTACGGTCAAGCTAAAAGTCAGGCAGATTTCTTTAGCAGAACGGGTAGTGGAGTAAATGAATATGTGCTTCGTAACAAACCGATTTTGGAAAACTCTCTGAAAGTTTGGGTAAACGATGTTCTTCTGGTAGAAAATGTTGATTATCAGATCAACTATTTTGAGGGTAAGGTTGTTTTTAAAACTCCAAAAATGTCTCAGGATAATCTGACTTTTTATTACGAATATACCAATCCCATAGAAGAATTCATTCCGATTGCTACACATGTAAATTTTATAGGGTTAAGCGGAGAGTACACAAAGCAGGCTCAGGATGAACTACAACCTATTTATAAGGAAATAAATGAAACCTATATTTTATCGTCCGATGTTAAAATGATACAGCTAAAAAAGAAACCGGTTAAATTTACTTCTGAAAAAATATGGTCCGACGGTTTGCCCTTAAAAAACAACCGCGACTATTATATTCATTATATTAATGGTAAAGTGTTTTTTCTGAATAAACCGTTATCGCCAACGATAAACATCTCCTATCTTACTCCACAAACCCAGAAAAAAACTGAAGTATTTAACGGTAAAGGAAAGTTGGGTATTTATTACTTACAATTTATGCCAATTCTGGAATATAGTGACGAAGTCATTGTACAGGACATGGTTTACAAAAGAGATGTGGACTATAAAATCGATTACATTAACGGTAGGTTGATGTTCAATTATCCAATTCCCCAAACATCTAAAATCGTTATTAATTATGAGCAACATGTATTGGGCAAATATTCCGCTACCAATCCTGAGACCGACTCAAATTATAAAGTTCAATTCGGATACTTCAAAGAGTTTGCCAAAGCGCAAAAAGACTTAAATACCAAATTAATTTCTGATACTTATAGCTCCCCATCTCTCAATGCTGACAATAGCCTGACAT is part of the Candidatus Margulisiibacteriota bacterium genome and harbors:
- the lspA gene encoding signal peptidase II, producing the protein MKILFLLLLALDQLIKRLFLFHQHFNYQNLVLVKNSGIAFGLFQNSTFFIILLNLIIIQFIIFFRKALFYDSTLKKLAFVFILAGGFGNLIDRCLLGFVVDFIAILNFPVFNIADVYINIGIVLLFISYLRNAKKGV
- a CDS encoding RluA family pseudouridine synthase; translated protein: MQKKEFNEQGSIRLDVWLSKQTEKSRSFIKNCCESNKVFINNRPVKVSRLLKPGDVVQYDLSEEPLLLTPSAIELDIVYEDESLIVINKPSGLTVHPGAGNKTETLVNALLYYNQSLSTFGGLDRPGIVHRLDKDTSGLLVVAKNNSIHEKLAAQFKSRLVKKKYVALLYGYLKEKSGTIELPIGRNPHNYKKFMVNLQKGRAAVTEYIVLKEANEKSLVDITLHTGRTHQIRVHFSYLNHPLVGDSLYGKQSAGKQLLHAYCLGFYHPLHKGWVEFKTNFPSWANLKSF
- a CDS encoding YggS family pyridoxal phosphate-dependent enzyme; its protein translation is MFYSDNIKKVKDIISQNKVVPEVTLIGVTKTLSTEQTEQAIQSGLQHIGENRLQIAEPKIMALANRYKVTWHFIGTIQKNKAKKIVQLFHVIHSVNSWDILASLNNYAKELNVKPDILLQVNVSGEKSKQGFSANEIRLTIRSVYDYSNVNFIGYMTMAPYTNDEDYLHSIFKQLKDLAEELKESGINYQHLSMGMSNDFIVALKDGATMVRLGTILFS
- a CDS encoding cell division protein SepF encodes the protein MVNAQKNMFEKFKVFLGLEDSESVNGPAEQTGRKSNQKNASTISLSYFKKGFSEVKIISPKKYSDALNIANLLKEETPMIVNFQYLDSMNMKRFMDFISGTIYSLNGHLARLTDNIIMLTPAKIIITEDQPEKTVETLKNNANEEIVVSLINNN
- the proC gene encoding pyrroline-5-carboxylate reductase, translated to MNKQKKICFIGAGNMGEALIKGLGRDKSAFQIGIFDTNKERTAVIKKNYKVAILKTVLEINEYEICILAIKPQTVHEVIGELSSFLKKNVLLVSIAAGLTIGFYKKYFPQNRIARVMPNTPALINQGMSGICFSADCSLQHKKIVSKIFENVGDILPIEEKLMNSVTALSGSGPAYFFYFADVFAREALEIGLNYNDALHLISKTMLGAAQMILRNKQTPAELVSMVTSPKGTTEAALKVLQASEISAIIKDTLLGAKKRAEELSKNI
- a CDS encoding YggT family protein — its product is MTVQIISFAFQIYEFLLVFRIILTWLPHDYNHPLVRGLGKVTDPYLEMFRSLPLQFGGFDFSPIVAFFVLDFIRQLVLRLFVF
- a CDS encoding DUF167 family protein — encoded protein: MQTKPKLLHVKTITNAKKCEIIYENEDHLKIKLNIIPEKGKANKKIIDILAKQLKIPKKKLKIISGELSHNKILAIEDFIKPLQDFFN